The genomic stretch CGTTTCCACCGCTGATAATCACGCCTACTTTGGCGTTTTTGGGCAGATTTAGCGTATGGGAAAGCAGGGCGCCGAGCCCTAAACAGCCCGTAGGTTCGACCCAAAGCTTCATCCGTTCAGCATGACATTGCATCGCACGGATCAAAGTGACGTCATCTACGGCTAGAACGTCGTCGACCAGGGCACGAATGATTGGAAAGGTGAGGGCACCGAGAGCCTGTGTTTGTGCGCCATCGGCAATGGTTTTTGGTGTGTCGATGCGTACGATTTCACCTGTGCGAAAACTTTGTTGCCCATCGTTACCTGCGAGTGGTTCGCAGCCATACACACGAATCGTTGATTGCATCTGTTTTGCAGCGATGGCCGTGCCGGACAACAAACCGCCGCCCCCTAACGGTGCACAAATGGCATCGAGATCTGGCACCTCTTCTAACAACTCCATTGCGGCGGTACCTTGCCCTGCGATGACATCTGGATGATCGAAGGGTGGTATGACCGTCATACCATTCGATGCAGAAATTTCATTGCATATGGCATCGCGATCTTGCGTGTAACGATCATAGAAAATGACTTCCGCACCGTAGCCGCGTGTTGCTGAGATTTTCATGGCAGGTGCGTCGAATGGCATTACAACTTTCGCAGGCATCTCCAACAAACGCGCGCTGCATGCGATGGCTTGCGCATGATTGCCGGAAGAGGCGGTGACTACGCCACGCTTGCGGGCGTCCGGGTCAAAGTGCGACAGCGCATTGTATGCACCGCGCATTTTGAAGGCGCCGACGCGCTGAAAGTTCTCGCACTTGAAGTAAACCTCAAAGCCCAACTGCGCATTGATCGCAGACGATGTGAGAACAGGCGTTCGTTGAATTGCGGATCGAATCCGTTCGGAAGCGGCAACGATGTCCTTGAATTCGACTGCATGCATCGATTGAAACCTTGTTATCTAGAGTGCGCTTTACGTGGCGTGGAAACATCAGGGTGCCATGCGAAGTAGTTTCGCATCATTGCCATCTTGCAACACCCAGAGGGCACCGTCCGGCGCTTGCGCGAGATCACGAATACGTTCGCCCATATCGATGCGTTCGACCTCGCGTGCTGTGCCGTTTTCTACGCGCACGCGTACGATGGCTTCAGACGACAAGCCGCTGATCAATGCATCGCCCGTCCAACTCGGAATCAGCTTGCCGGTGTAGAACATCAGACTTGAGGGTGAGATCACCGGTGTCCAAGTCATCAAAGGTGCTCTGAATTCCGGGCGCGTCTTGTGATCCGGGATCGAGCGTCCGCTGTAGTGGTCGCCGTCCGACACAATGGGATAGCCATAGTTCTTACCGCGTTCTATGACGTTGAACTCATCACCCCCACGCGGACCCATTTCATTCTCGTAGAGCTTTCCGTCCTTCGGATTGAAGGCCAAACCCAGAATGTTTCGATGGCCGAGTGTCCAAACTTGCTTTGCAATGTCACCCTGATCGGCGAAGGGATTGTCGTTCGGTACTGAACCGTCGTCATTCAATCGCAAGATCTTGCCGAGATTGGTGTTCATGTCTTGCGCGGGCGTGAACTTCTGCCGTTCGCCTGACGAAATAAACATCTTTCCGTCAGGCGAGAACAAGATGCGATGGCTGTAGTGACCTTCGCCGGAAACTTTAGGCACCTGCCGCCAAAGCACTTGACCACCTGTCAGCTTGCCATCGCCTTGCGCGTCGGTTTCAAGGGTGGCTCGGTAGACCACCGCACCGCGCGTATCGTCAGAACCTTTCTCTACAAAACTCAGATAGACGCTGTGGTTGTAAGCAAAACTGGGATGCAAGACGACGTCGCCTAATCCGCCTTGGCCGCCATAGGCGACGCTGGGCACACCAGAAACTGTGCCGACATGACCCGTCTTCGGATCGAACAATTTCAGCTGACCTCGTTTTTCCGTCACGAGTAGGCGGCCGTCGGGCAGAAATGCCATTGCCCACGGTTCGTCAAAGGTTGCGAGTTCCGAGCGCGTGAGCCGGGTTGAGCTATCTGCGCCATTTGTCTTCGATATCACGGGCGATGTGTCACTGGCTGCGCCGTTTTGGCACGCTGCAAGCAGCAGGCCCGACATCAAGACGGGAAGGGCGACAACGCGGAATTGACTGGGGTTCATGGCGTCTCTCCTTGAGCATCAGATAGTGCGAGACAAAGGGTTAAGCCGGTGTGCGCGTGATCTGTAATTGTGTCCGTTTTTAGCCCTGCCTAAGATGCGGTTTACCACTATCAATCTCAGGTCAGGAGACTTCACATGGGTGCAGGGCACGACCACGGCGGCGGCGAAATCAAATTCGAAAGACCTCTGTGGTTTGCATTTGTGCTGACAGCCGGCTTTTTGATTATTGAAGTCGTCGGCGCCTTTTGGTCCAACAGTTTGGCGCTCCTTTCTGATGCTGCGCATATGGGTACGGATGTGATCGCCTTGGCGATTTCGTTGTTTGCCGTGCGCATGAGTCGGCGCCCGGCAGACGCGAAGCGCACCTATGGTTACGCACGCATGGAAGCCATCGGTGCGTTGATCAACGGCGGCTTGCTGTTTGCCGTTGCAGGGTATGTGCTTTGGGAAGCAGTTGGGCGATTCATGTCGCCCCCTACCGTTGCTTCGAACGCCATGCTTTGGGTGGCTAGTGCGGGCTTGGTGGTGAACTTGATTTCGATGCGCTTGTTAAAGGCAGGGGCAGGGGAGAGCCTCAATATGAAAGGCGCTTACCTCGAAGTGTGGAGTGACATGCTTGGATCCGTGGGCGTCATCATCGGTGCCCTGGTGATCAAGTTCACGGGTTGGACGATCGTCGACCCCATCCTCGCCCTCTTGATCGGATTGTGGGTACTGCCGCGAACCTGGGTGCTCCTAAGGCAGTCCGGTCATATATTGATGCAGGGCGTCCCAGATGGCTTGGATTTGGATGCTGTACGGCTTGCGCTCACACAACATCCTGCGGTGACGGAAGTGCATGATCTGCACGCGTGGGCATTGGGATCGAAAGATGCTGTCTTGACTGCACATGTCGTCATGGAAACCAGTGCAGGGAGTCCAGATGCGTTGCGCGACGCACTTCAGACCCTCTTGCATGATCGGTTCGATATCGAACATGCCACCTTGCAGATTGAGGCTTCGCATTGTGGCGGCCACGATCTGCATCCCTGACATTCGATCGGAATTTGAACGGATTTCTAACGCACGTCAACACGCTTTTCCAGCATCATGGGCGCTATTCCCTCATGATCTAAACCTATGCTCGAGATGTTCTCTGATCCACAAATTTGGATCGCGCTCCTGACCTTGACGGCCTTGGAACTCGTCCTTGGTATCGACAACATCATTTTCATCTCCATTCTTTCGGGCCGTTTGCCCGAATCTCAACGCGATAAAGCGCGCAAAGTTGGCCTCGCGTTGGCCGCGATTACGCGTATTGGCTTGTTGTTCGCGATTAGCTGGATCATCGGACTGACAGATCCGGTGTTTAGTGTGGCAGGACATGAAGTCTCCTGGCGGGACATGATCTTGATTGGGGGTGGCTTGTTTCTAATTGGCAAAGCTACGCATGAGATCCACAACAAAGTGGAAGAGGCGGGCGCGCCACTGGAGCCGTTCTCGGCATCTGCGACCTTTGCCGGCGTCATTGCCCAGATCATGGTGCTCGACATCGTGTTCTCGTTGGATTCGATCATTACCGCGGTCGGCATGGTCGACGAACGCTGGGTGATGGTTACAGCGATTCTGATTTCGATTGCCTTCATGGTGGGCTTTGCCAAGCCGCTGAGTGACTTTGTTGAGCGTCATCCGACGGTCAAGATTTTGGCTTTGGCATTCCTGATGATGATTGGCTTGGTGCTGATCGCGGATGGCTTCGGCATGCACATTCCGAAGGGCTACGTGTATTCGGCGATGGCGTTCGCAGTGTTCGTTGAGCTGATCAATTTGTGGCTGCGCCGTCGCGAACGTAGCGCGGCGGGGAAGCGCACTGCTTTGGACAAATGAGCCAGCTAGGGCTGACTTAGCTAAGGTCTAAGATGAGAAAGGTTCTGGAATTCGTTGGTTTGACAAACATTCGGGATTGATGCTGTACGGGTTCTGGGATATTCATGATTTTACATAATATGCATTATGCGAACTTATGGGCAAGATTGCTGCATTGCACCAATCTTCTGCGCAGAGCATTTACGCGGTTTATCGCAGTCTGGCACGCCATCAGGAATGCCGACAATGAACCGTCCGCCCTGCTGGCCTAACGGTCACAAATGCCCTAACACCTGCGCCTATGCACTTTACCGCCGCGAGATCTTGAACCACGAGGATCTACAAGGCCACTGGAACGGCTGGAAGCTGCGCGGTCTGCACCTGGTCAACCCACACGGCGAACGCGTGCACGTCCAAGCATTGGACAGGCTCATGTATCGACACCAACGCCTAGAAGCTAGAACTCGCTTGGCGAAGGTGTCCAGAGAGCAAAAGCCGGTCATCGGGGATGGTGTGTAACCCGACGCGGTGAACCCTCGGGCTGCGCGAGAAGGCAATTGCGCCCAGGGTGTAAGGACCGAATCAAGAGAACGACGATAGCCCTATTCGGGCTATCTCTACGGGGGCACCCCGTAAGCCCCGTCAGCGCATTGGACCGAGCGAGGACCCGACGACTTGACCAGGTGGGTCACCAGCTGGCGCGTTCACGGTAGATGCGGAGGTAACCGGAATAGCCGCGGCCGCAGATCCTAATGCCTGGGAATTAGAGCCGGAAACCCTATTCATTTCAGACACTTGCGGCGTGTTAACTTTCGGCTCTTTAAACGGGTTGTAGACAGACCCGTTTTTTGCCATCACGGAACACACATCGAAACCGATCTCGTAACGTGTCCCCTGCTCCGTCAGACACGTACAAGACGCATCGCGATACTTGCCGACACCATCAAGACCAGGGCCTGAGCTCATGCAGTAGATCTCAGGCTTTGAGACCACAGCGCGAGCATCGTAGATAGGCGCCGACCAAGGAGCAGCTGCAAGACGCGGGATCCCGAGCTTTGCGTATTCCTCAGGGGTTGTCTCTTTAGTGATTAGCGAGGACGCCGCGCCCGCCTGCCCCGCTACGCTAGCGACAGTCGCGGCTCTTTCGGCTTTAATTTCAGCGATCTTGGTTTCAGCACGGTGTTTCGCAAACCACACACCAGCAGAAACCAATGCAGCCATAAGCGCGACGAGCTTGACCCAACGCGGGATCTGAATACCGCCGGTTGTATCAAGCGTGGTCGACGTATAGAAGTCGAAAATCTCTTTGTCACGAACCCACGTTGTTTTGTCATTGGACGACGCTTTAGTGTTGCCTTGGTATTCCGTCCAATGCTTAACGTCTGTCTTGCGTGACTTCCAGATTTTTTCGACGTGGTAATGATCCTCAACAAGGCCACGCAGAAACCAATGCAGTTGGAGAGGCTGCTGACATATGAGAATGAAATCAAAGCCTCGATGACGATGGCGAGCGAGAGCCTCGATGTGAGGTGGCACTTTAGAACCAGGTGCAGCACTCGGGAAAATCCCGTAGGCCTCGTCAAGAAAGAACACAGAGCCATCGGGATACGATTCCCACTCTTTTGGATCTGGTAATGCCTTAAAGCCGATTCGGTCGTAGTCAAGATCTTTGACGCCCCACGCGTAGATCTCGCGACCTTCTTTAAGCAACTCACGTGCTTTGGTGAGTGCGAGTGCTGTCTTGCCTGCACCAGGCTTGCCCGTATAAAAATAAATCATGCTGGTAACTTCTTCAAAAAAACCTTGGCGGCTGCGTTTGCAGCAAGCGCAGAAAGAATGATGGTGAACGCCTTATCTAGGCCAAGAGCGCCGAAGTAGGCAACGATGATTCCAGGCAACCCACCAACTTGCGCCTGCACTAGCGCTTTAAGTTGAGGAAGCACCAAATTGTTAGTAGCAAGGCCGATACCCATCGCCAACATCAACCGACCAACAAGGGTGGGCAAATAGCGTTTAGCCAGGTCAAGCAGCAGCGCACCAGCGGCAAAAAGAATCGCGGGCATAAATTAATCTCCTTTCTTGCCGGCAACGATGTAAACGCCGGCAATGGTGGCCAACACCAGAACGATTGCGTAGATGGCCCGGATGTAGTTGCACCACTCAGGCGGCGGATTAACCAATGCCTGAGCAAACTCGGACGACATACCACCCGTTCCACCCATAGCTGAAAGCGCGGGACAAGAACCGGAACCGCCTACGAAACCGCCTTGGTCTAGTTGAGAACCGTCATTGGGTCCGCTGCCCGTGCCATCGGCCCAGAACTTGCCATTGCCCTGGGAATCGTTAAAGACGTTAGACGCGTCTTTATTCATGTCCTCAACTTCCGTCCAATCAGGTTGGCCGTTGTCATTCGTGTCGGCGGAACAACGCGCAAGCCACGCCTGTTGAACTTGGGCGCATTGAATCGAATCACCAGAACAAGACGGAGCTACTTTGCAGTTTCCACCGCCACTAGCCTCGCCTTTATCTTTGTCCTTTGAATCGTCCTCACCCTGTCCGTTTTCTTCGGTCGGCTTGCCTTCGTTTTTTGTTCCGGCGTCAGCGCCCGAATTGGTGATGTACGTGGTGATGGTGGTGTTACTAATCGTCGTGGTGTTGTTAACCGTTGAGGAGTGCTCTACCGAAACGCTCCCCTGTTTGCTTGCTGTATCGCCATTTGGAAGCGCAATAGTCGGTGCGCCCTCAGTAGTGCCAGGCTTTTTGGTTTGCAAGATAGAGCCGTCAGTTTTTTGGCCCGTTTCCCCTGGCGTCCAACACAATTCACGACCTTCATGACCGGAAGGACAAACGCGGCCATCAGGCATCATGCAGGCAGTCTGATTGCCCAACTGCCGACAAACCTCTTTCGGCTTCTCTTTCTGCTTCTCGGGCGTCTCCGTGGGCGCAGAAGGCGCGACGCCACAGACATTGCCCGTGTATTCCCACGAGCCGGAGAACGTCGTTACATCGTTGTACAAGCCATTTGGTGACCAGAGCCGTGTTTTTCCCTTTTCGCTGCCGCCACTGAAACCCATTTCGCATGAACCAACACAGTCAGTCGTGCTGGTCTTAACCTTTTGACGCTTGCCAGGATCACCGACATAACCAGGATCGTTCGGATCTGAGTTGCGCTTGCTGCACTTCTCCGGCGTCATACATTGACCAGGGCGAAACGGATCAGGGGGCATGCCGTTGCATTGATCTAACTTTCCGAAATACCACTGGTTGCGGACGAACGAAAATTGATGGTTCGGCCCGTAGCTGTAATAGCCCCGCTCGGGGTGTGTCGTGTCAGTGTTTACCTTCTGGCACGAAGAATTCGGGTTAAACCCGATGCCATTTTGCGCGGCCATTTGCTGTTCTTTTGCAGCAGCCGCGACGCAGTAGTTTTTAGCTTGTACGTCAGAACAACCGGACTCAACGCTAGTACAGGCATTTGCATCGAATGCCGTTTGTGCGGACGCGGTATTCCACCACGTTGACACCACGCCAATTAGTACGGCAATGACCAAATAGACAATTTTGCGGACGGCAGCACGGCCCGCTTCACGTGCTAGCCAATTCACTTAATCATCAACCAAACGGCAGGAAGAAGTGCAAGAAGCACGAAGTAACCCATGAAATCTTCGATCATGACTGGTTATCTCGGAGAGCTTGCTCATCATGGCGCTCTTGTGCGGCCTGCAAAGCATCAAGTCGATCTGAATAACTTTGCTGTTGGTCTACACGGTCCAGATAGGCCCTGTAATCAGGCACAGACATGCCAGCAGATTTTGCGGCGCTGGCTTCGCCGATCGCCTCGTATTCCTTAGCCGTCTTTGATGACGTGCGATCAGGTTCAGCGGCTTTCTTTGAGCCTTTGATTAAGAAAATAATGCCGATAACCGCAAGCACAACGATGCCGATGGCGAGGAGCTCGCCCTTATCGACACCGGAAGAAAATCCAGACGAGAGAACCGTTGCAGACGTACCACCAGTGCCGGTGCCAGTACCGCCGCCAATCTCAATATCGCCACCACTCCCAGGCGTTTGATC from Lysobacter sp. HDW10 encodes the following:
- a CDS encoding cation diffusion facilitator family transporter — its product is MGAGHDHGGGEIKFERPLWFAFVLTAGFLIIEVVGAFWSNSLALLSDAAHMGTDVIALAISLFAVRMSRRPADAKRTYGYARMEAIGALINGGLLFAVAGYVLWEAVGRFMSPPTVASNAMLWVASAGLVVNLISMRLLKAGAGESLNMKGAYLEVWSDMLGSVGVIIGALVIKFTGWTIVDPILALLIGLWVLPRTWVLLRQSGHILMQGVPDGLDLDAVRLALTQHPAVTEVHDLHAWALGSKDAVLTAHVVMETSAGSPDALRDALQTLLHDRFDIEHATLQIEASHCGGHDLHP
- a CDS encoding DUF2523 family protein, coding for MPAILFAAGALLLDLAKRYLPTLVGRLMLAMGIGLATNNLVLPQLKALVQAQVGGLPGIIVAYFGALGLDKAFTIILSALAANAAAKVFLKKLPA
- a CDS encoding zonular occludens toxin domain-containing protein — encoded protein: MIYFYTGKPGAGKTALALTKARELLKEGREIYAWGVKDLDYDRIGFKALPDPKEWESYPDGSVFFLDEAYGIFPSAAPGSKVPPHIEALARHRHRGFDFILICQQPLQLHWFLRGLVEDHYHVEKIWKSRKTDVKHWTEYQGNTKASSNDKTTWVRDKEIFDFYTSTTLDTTGGIQIPRWVKLVALMAALVSAGVWFAKHRAETKIAEIKAERAATVASVAGQAGAASSLITKETTPEEYAKLGIPRLAAAPWSAPIYDARAVVSKPEIYCMSSGPGLDGVGKYRDASCTCLTEQGTRYEIGFDVCSVMAKNGSVYNPFKEPKVNTPQVSEMNRVSGSNSQALGSAAAAIPVTSASTVNAPAGDPPGQVVGSSLGPMR
- a CDS encoding TerC family protein gives rise to the protein MLEMFSDPQIWIALLTLTALELVLGIDNIIFISILSGRLPESQRDKARKVGLALAAITRIGLLFAISWIIGLTDPVFSVAGHEVSWRDMILIGGGLFLIGKATHEIHNKVEEAGAPLEPFSASATFAGVIAQIMVLDIVFSLDSIITAVGMVDERWVMVTAILISIAFMVGFAKPLSDFVERHPTVKILALAFLMMIGLVLIADGFGMHIPKGYVYSAMAFAVFVELINLWLRRRERSAAGKRTALDK
- a CDS encoding PQQ-dependent sugar dehydrogenase, which gives rise to MNPSQFRVVALPVLMSGLLLAACQNGAASDTSPVISKTNGADSSTRLTRSELATFDEPWAMAFLPDGRLLVTEKRGQLKLFDPKTGHVGTVSGVPSVAYGGQGGLGDVVLHPSFAYNHSVYLSFVEKGSDDTRGAVVYRATLETDAQGDGKLTGGQVLWRQVPKVSGEGHYSHRILFSPDGKMFISSGERQKFTPAQDMNTNLGKILRLNDDGSVPNDNPFADQGDIAKQVWTLGHRNILGLAFNPKDGKLYENEMGPRGGDEFNVIERGKNYGYPIVSDGDHYSGRSIPDHKTRPEFRAPLMTWTPVISPSSLMFYTGKLIPSWTGDALISGLSSEAIVRVRVENGTAREVERIDMGERIRDLAQAPDGALWVLQDGNDAKLLRMAP
- a CDS encoding threo-3-hydroxy-L-aspartate ammonia-lyase produces the protein MHAVEFKDIVAASERIRSAIQRTPVLTSSAINAQLGFEVYFKCENFQRVGAFKMRGAYNALSHFDPDARKRGVVTASSGNHAQAIACSARLLEMPAKVVMPFDAPAMKISATRGYGAEVIFYDRYTQDRDAICNEISASNGMTVIPPFDHPDVIAGQGTAAMELLEEVPDLDAICAPLGGGGLLSGTAIAAKQMQSTIRVYGCEPLAGNDGQQSFRTGEIVRIDTPKTIADGAQTQALGALTFPIIRALVDDVLAVDDVTLIRAMQCHAERMKLWVEPTGCLGLGALLSHTLNLPKNAKVGVIISGGNVDAARFSSLIQSLS